One genomic segment of Tubulanus polymorphus chromosome 4, tnTubPoly1.2, whole genome shotgun sequence includes these proteins:
- the LOC141904746 gene encoding UNC93-like protein MFSD11 isoform X1, which translates to MNAPALRKVKMKHYREPGKGISPPRTETVIEGAINEPNSTFTGNGYTSLAIIYVSLAVSNWAAPSIVSVLGLKISMMVSGAIYALFIASFLKPMTWALYTTSVLVGIAAAVLWTAQGSYLTLNSDPDTIAITSGIFWALFQCSLLIGNVYVYFTFKGDITVDAATRTTLFLVFTAVCVAGVLFLAILFCLKGRQETSVESLVVPINQGDGENRGNDGPLQALKGLFHLFITRDILLLCVTFGFTGLSLTFFSGVYGTSVGHSKRFGTDAKGLIGICGIFIGVGEILGAALLGLFGKWIKRFGRDPIVLFGFLVNITAYYLIFLNLPQMSPIEETDGAVYVDFGNFSKYLVVICAFLIGLGDCCFNTQIYSILGFLYAEDSAPAFALYQFLQAVLAAIGFFYSTALRLEFQLLIMVIGTTLGTLSFFVVEHSGSVHNRRGYAEIGSSI; encoded by the exons ATGAATGCCCCGGCTCTAAGGAAAGTTAAAATGAAACACTACAGAGAGCCTGGTAAAGGTATCTCACCACCAAGAACG GAGACAGTAATCGAAGGAGCAATAAATGAACCAAACAGTACATTCACCGGAAATGGATATACAAG TCTGGCGATAATTTATGTGTCACTCGCAGTGTCGAATTGGGCGGCGCCTTCGATTGTTAGCGTGTTAGGCCTCAAAATATCGATGATGGTATCTGGTGCTATTTATGC GCTGTTTATAGCGTCATTTTTGAAACCAATGACGTGGGCATTGTACACGACGTCGGTTTTGGTCGGAATCGCTGCGGCAG TGTTATGGACAGCACAAGGAAGTTACTTAACTCTCAATTCTGATCCCGATACGATCGCAATTACAAGTGGAATTTTCTGGGCATTGTTTCAGTGCAG TTTGCTGATAGGAAACGTGTATGTTTATTTTACGTTCAAAGGCGATATAACAGTGGACGCGGCGACCAGGACTACGTTATTTTTAGTGTTTACAGCAGTCTGTGTGGCGGGCGTTTTGTTTCTCGCGATATTGTTCTGTTTGAAAGGTCGACAAGAGACCAGTGTGGAGTCTCTAGTAGTTCCGATAAATCAGGG TGACGGAGAAAACCGGGGAAATGACGGGCCGTTACAAGCGCTTA AAGGGTTGTTCCATTTGTTTATTACAAGAGACATTTTATTGCTGTGCGTCACATTTGGATTTACAG GTCTTTCACTCACATTCTTTAGTGGTGTTTATGGTACATCCGTCGGTCATTCGAAACGATTTGGTACCGATGCCAAAGGCCTGATCGGAATTTGTGGAATATTCATCGGAGTTGGTGAAAttctag GTGCTGCTCTGTTAGGTTTATTCGGCAAGTGGATTAAACGATTTGGTAGAGATCCCATTGTATTGTTCGGTTTCCTAGTAAACATAACGGCGTATTATCTGATATTCTTAAATCTTCCACAAATGTCTCCCATCGAAGAAACTGATGGTGCGGTTTATGTGGACTTCGG aaatttttccAAGTATTTGGTGGTGATCTGTGCATTCCTTATAGGCTTGGGTGATTGTTGTTTTAATACTCAG ATATATTCAATACTAGGATTTTTATACGCTGAGGACAGTGCTCCGGCTTTTGCCTTGTATCAATTCCTCCAG GCGGTGTTGGCTGCTATTGGCTTTTTCTACAGTACAGCCCTACGGCTCGAGTTTCAGCTACTGATAATGGTCATAGGAACAACTTTAGGAACTCTGTCTTTTTTCGTGGTCGAGCACTCAGGAAGTGTACATAATCGCAGAGGGTATGCAGAGATAGGTTCCAGTATATGA
- the LOC141904746 gene encoding UNC93-like protein MFSD11 isoform X2 yields the protein MLMFTAFQTCSMIEETVIEGAINEPNSTFTGNGYTSLAIIYVSLAVSNWAAPSIVSVLGLKISMMVSGAIYALFIASFLKPMTWALYTTSVLVGIAAAVLWTAQGSYLTLNSDPDTIAITSGIFWALFQCSLLIGNVYVYFTFKGDITVDAATRTTLFLVFTAVCVAGVLFLAILFCLKGRQETSVESLVVPINQGDGENRGNDGPLQALKGLFHLFITRDILLLCVTFGFTGLSLTFFSGVYGTSVGHSKRFGTDAKGLIGICGIFIGVGEILGAALLGLFGKWIKRFGRDPIVLFGFLVNITAYYLIFLNLPQMSPIEETDGAVYVDFGNFSKYLVVICAFLIGLGDCCFNTQIYSILGFLYAEDSAPAFALYQFLQAVLAAIGFFYSTALRLEFQLLIMVIGTTLGTLSFFVVEHSGSVHNRRGYAEIGSSI from the exons GAGACAGTAATCGAAGGAGCAATAAATGAACCAAACAGTACATTCACCGGAAATGGATATACAAG TCTGGCGATAATTTATGTGTCACTCGCAGTGTCGAATTGGGCGGCGCCTTCGATTGTTAGCGTGTTAGGCCTCAAAATATCGATGATGGTATCTGGTGCTATTTATGC GCTGTTTATAGCGTCATTTTTGAAACCAATGACGTGGGCATTGTACACGACGTCGGTTTTGGTCGGAATCGCTGCGGCAG TGTTATGGACAGCACAAGGAAGTTACTTAACTCTCAATTCTGATCCCGATACGATCGCAATTACAAGTGGAATTTTCTGGGCATTGTTTCAGTGCAG TTTGCTGATAGGAAACGTGTATGTTTATTTTACGTTCAAAGGCGATATAACAGTGGACGCGGCGACCAGGACTACGTTATTTTTAGTGTTTACAGCAGTCTGTGTGGCGGGCGTTTTGTTTCTCGCGATATTGTTCTGTTTGAAAGGTCGACAAGAGACCAGTGTGGAGTCTCTAGTAGTTCCGATAAATCAGGG TGACGGAGAAAACCGGGGAAATGACGGGCCGTTACAAGCGCTTA AAGGGTTGTTCCATTTGTTTATTACAAGAGACATTTTATTGCTGTGCGTCACATTTGGATTTACAG GTCTTTCACTCACATTCTTTAGTGGTGTTTATGGTACATCCGTCGGTCATTCGAAACGATTTGGTACCGATGCCAAAGGCCTGATCGGAATTTGTGGAATATTCATCGGAGTTGGTGAAAttctag GTGCTGCTCTGTTAGGTTTATTCGGCAAGTGGATTAAACGATTTGGTAGAGATCCCATTGTATTGTTCGGTTTCCTAGTAAACATAACGGCGTATTATCTGATATTCTTAAATCTTCCACAAATGTCTCCCATCGAAGAAACTGATGGTGCGGTTTATGTGGACTTCGG aaatttttccAAGTATTTGGTGGTGATCTGTGCATTCCTTATAGGCTTGGGTGATTGTTGTTTTAATACTCAG ATATATTCAATACTAGGATTTTTATACGCTGAGGACAGTGCTCCGGCTTTTGCCTTGTATCAATTCCTCCAG GCGGTGTTGGCTGCTATTGGCTTTTTCTACAGTACAGCCCTACGGCTCGAGTTTCAGCTACTGATAATGGTCATAGGAACAACTTTAGGAACTCTGTCTTTTTTCGTGGTCGAGCACTCAGGAAGTGTACATAATCGCAGAGGGTATGCAGAGATAGGTTCCAGTATATGA